A window of the Ammospiza nelsoni isolate bAmmNel1 chromosome 29, bAmmNel1.pri, whole genome shotgun sequence genome harbors these coding sequences:
- the LOC132085191 gene encoding olfactory receptor 14C36-like — protein MSNSSSIRHFLLLALADTRQLQLLHFCLLLGISLAALLGNGLIISTVACSHHLHTPMFFFLLNLALTDLGFICTTVPKAMHNSLWDTRNISYSGCVAQLFFFVFFIGTEFSLLTVMCYDRYVSICKPLHYGTLLGSRACAHMAAAAWTSGFLNAVMHTASTFSLPLCYGNALGQFFCEIPQIFKLSCSNLYLRELGFLVFSISLGLGCSVFIVFSYVQIFKAVLRIPSEQGRHKAFSTCLPHLAVLSLFSSTIIFSYLKPPSMSSPSLDLVLSVLYSVVPPALNPLIYSLRNQELKAAVWRLMTACFQGHSAAVCLHCDGDCDCASAADPRVSSRKRRWTCGTVGAARG, from the exons atgtccaacagcagctctaTCAGgcatttcctcctgctggcattggcagacacacggcagctgcagctcctgcacttctgcctcttgctgggcatctccctggctgccctcctgggcaacggcctcatcatcagcaccgtagcctgcagccaccacctgcacacgcccatgttcttcttcttGCTCAACCTGGCTCTCACTGACCTGGGCttcatctgcaccactgtccccaaagccatgcacaattccctctgggacaccaggaacatctcctacTCAGGATGTGTTgcacagctctttttctttgtgttcttcATTGGAACAGAGTTTTCTCTCCTGACTgtcatgtgctacgaccgctacgtgtccatctgcaaacccctgcactacgggaccctcctgggcagcagagcttgtgcccacatggcagcagctgcctggacCAGTGGCTTTCTCAATGCTGTCATGCACACAGCCagtacattttccctgcccctgtgctaTGGTAATGCCCTaggccagttcttctgtgaaattcCACAGATcttcaagctctcctgctccaattTGTACCTCAGAGAACTTGGATTTCTAGTGTTTTCCATCTCCTTAGGACTGGGATGTTCTGTGTTCATTGTATTttcctatgtgcagatcttcaaggctgtgctgaggatcccctctgagcagggacggcacaaagccttttccacctgcctccctcacctggccgTGCTCTCCCTGTTCTCCAGCACTATCATATTTTCCTATCTGAAGCCCCCAtccatgtcctccccatccctcgatctggttctgtcagttctgtactcggtggtgcctccagccctgaaccccctcatctacagcctgaggaaccaggagctcaaggctgcagtttGGAGATTGATGACTGCATGCTTTCAGGGACA ctccGCTGCTGTCTGTTTGCACTGCGACGGCGACTGCGACTGCGCCTCCGCAGcggaccccagagtcagcagcagaaaacgcCGCTGGACCTGCGGGACTgtcggagcagcccgcggctga
- the LOC132085192 gene encoding olfactory receptor 14A16-like codes for MSNSSSISHFLRLALADTRQLQLLHFCLLLGISLAALVGNGLIISAVACGHHLHTPMFFFLLNLALSDLGMICTTVLKAMHNSLWDTRNISYKGCVAQLFFLLFFIVAELSLLTIMCYDRYVSICKPLHYGTLLGSRACAHMAAAAWASAFLYSLLHTANTFSLPLCHGNALDQFFCEIPQILKLSCSNSYLRELGLLAVSVFVASSCFVFIVFSYVQIFRAVLRIPSEQGRHKAFSTCLPHLAVVSLFLSTGFFAYLKPPSISSPSLDLALSVLYSVVPPAPNPLIYSLRNQELKAAVWRLMIGWYQKH; via the coding sequence atgtccaacagcagctccatcagtcACTTCCTCCGGCTGGCACTGgcagacacgcggcagctgcagctcctgcacttctgcctcttgctgggcatctccctggctgccctcgtgggcaacggcctcatcatcagtgccgtagcctgcggccaccacctgcacacgcccatgttcttcttcctgctcaacctggccctcagcgacctgggcatgatctgcaccactgtcctcaaagccatgcacaattccctctgggacaccaggaacatctcctacAAAGGATGTGTTGCACAGCTCTTTTTCTTGCTCTTCTTTATTGTAGCAGAGCTTTCCCTtctgaccatcatgtgctacgaccgctacgtgtccatctgcaaacccctgcactacgggaccctcctgggcagcagagcttgtgcccacatggcagcagctgcctgggccagtgcctttctctattcactgctgcacacagccaatacattttccctgcccctgtgccatggcaatgccctggaCCAGTTCTTTTGTGAAATCCCTCAGAttctcaagctctcctgctccaattCCTACCTCAGGGAACTTGGGCTTCTTGCTGTAAGTGTCTTTGTAGCCTCAAGCTgctttgtgttcattgttttctcctatgtgcagatcttcagggctgtgctgaggatcccctctgagcagggacggcacaaagccttttccacctgcctccctcacctggctgttgTCTCCCTGTTTCTCAGCACTGGCTTTTTTGCCTAcctgaagcccccctccatctcctccccatcccttgatctggccctgtcagttctttactcagtggtgcctccagccccgaaccccctcatctacagcctgaggaaccaagagctcaaggctgcagtgtggagactGATGATTGGATGGTATCAGAAACATTAA